The genomic stretch GATTAGTCCTGAATTATGGTAAAAGTTTATATACCATGTATGACATGAATATTCATAGCTGTATGCTGTAAGATCACAATTGCTCACAATTGTAGCCTGTATTAGTTCTGTTAGATCTTACAGTATATAGTTAGAGACTATAAATATTTTCGAATTTTACTATCAGGTGACTTTTTTGAGTTTGGATTCTCTCAAGGTTTTCCTGTTGTCTCGTGTCTTCTTGCCACCGTTGCTTCTGACTTGTTCATTAGGAATCCGAATCTATTTCTACAGCATTAAAGCAATAATTTCGAATTGCATTTCATATGGATGTATACATTTGACACCATACTCTTGCCATTTCCCAGTGTCCTGAAGGAGGACCTGAAGCCGTTCAGCAGCGGCATCACGAAGGATCTCATGATGGACACAGTTCGCCGTGGTGTGGGCACACATTATCAGATCATCAACACAAACTATACAGAGAACCAGAGTGTATGTTTCCAGCCAGGTTGGTGCAATATCCTTTTTTGTAAACTttcctttgccatgacactcaaagtTGAACttaggtgcatcctgtttccactgatcatctttgagatgtttctacatgCTTTGAAGGCACagacctgtctatatgaggtcccactgttaacagtgcatgtcagacaAAAATCAAGCCAttaagtccaaggaattgtctgtagacgtCCAAaacaggattgtgtgtgtgtgtgtgtgtgtgtgtgtgtatatatatatatatatatatatatatatatatatatatatatatatatatatatatatatatatatatatacactatatagagtTAAAATGGGGtgatttgagtacaattctctcatactgaccactggatgttcaacatggaaccTCATGGGTAtgactctgaggatttgagaattagaattgttgctctcaaCAAAGATGCCTCGGCTACAAGAAGATGAGTAACaacctgaaactgagttacagtacagtggccagggtcatacaaagGTTTTCCAACACGGGTTCCACCAaaggtccatcaaagaagtcaagtccttgtgctgtgcgtcaggtgcagaagctgctttaaaaaacgCGCCATCAAGTCCCAGAAGGAAtcttttctgaagctggctcacaagaaaggcCTCAAAAAGTTTGTTGAAGACCACCTGTCCaacagcatgaattactggaaccatgtcctgtggtctgactgcaccccaggcctcctcatcccacatcactacctgatgaaactcagtggttaaggttctggtttactgatcggaaggatgggggttcaatccccagtattgccaagttGCCTCtcttggcccttgagcaaagcccataaccctctgtgctccaggggcttGTGTTTTGGATGAGACTGCACTCATGACCTCAGCTTTATAACATCATTAGGGTTTGCAAAGTaagaatttcactctgctgAAATAAACATGTGACAAGTGGCAAGGCATCTTTACCCCTTTGTTATAATACCTTTGTGTTTGAATGAGCtcagactggaggttattataacagcaaattgtggAATGGAaggttcagaaagcacatacaaacctaatggtcaggtgttcacaattTTTTGTctgtatcatgttttttttttttattgtgttaggaattcttttttttataattggcttataaaaatgtaattttatctgtttttttaacattattataacctattgtaaattataattattttctatatttatttatcatatatacattatatttaatatcttgCAATATCAATAATGCATACTGCGTTATGTCATTTTCTTAATTGTTTTTTCACGATTTCCAAATTTGTGAAAAATACCTAGAGTTCTTGTCTATTCTTTGCAGGTGCAGTGGAGTCGAGCATTTTATCCTAAAAGTGATTGACAGGTTGCCAAATATGGAGATGGTAATAAATGTGCGTGACTATCCTCAGGTGCCATCATGGGTTCAACCTGTGCTTCCTGTTCTCTCCTTCAGCAAGGTGTGTCATGTACAGATTTGCTCTTATGCAAGTTTGATAAGTCTCTGATAtacagtttattataattataaacatttgtttgttcatAAGAAAAGTTTATCTACATAGTGTTTTGCTTGACCTATATTAGGACACACTTAGAGAGTAGGACTGAAATATTTGGCAGTaggaaaacttaaaaaaaaaaaaattgacactTTTATTACTCACATTGAACTAAGTTCCACTGAACAGATGATATTACGGTaagattaaatgtttaaaacgcACTGCCGTATGCTTTCAGACTCCAGATTACAGAGACATCATGTATCCTGCCTGGACGTTTTGGGAAGGAGGACCTGCGGTCTGGCCCATTTATCCGACCGGATTGGGTCGCTGGGACCTGATGAGAGAAGATCTGAAAAAGTGAGTTCATTTGTGTGTAGCAGGAAAGGTTTCTTTCTCTTACACCATATGAATGTATAAGAAAATAAggataaagaaaaaaggatGAGGATACATATGGAAGGATGTatgtagaaataaatagatgaaaTAATAGATGAACAGTATATCAATAGAGGAGGATTAGAGGATGTATGGATTGGAACAAATAAGGATGGAAGCTGAAAGACGGATTGATATGAGGGTGAgaggatgaatgaataaaggcaAGTATGGAGGACAgaagataaaaatgtattggTGATTCACAGTGAATAATGCATGGGTGAATATGAATCAATTTGGATGGATGACAGGATGGATAAATGGTGGATGAGTATATACTGGTGatgaatggacagatggatagaaAGTAGACaagttggatggatggatggatggatggatggatggatggatggatggatggatggatggtataTAAATAGACGAATggttgtgtatatgtatagataataaaaacaatgaaagcAAATACAAACACCATTCATACATTTAGATATTTAGACacaaatgcaattttattttaaagcattaaacaATGAACCTATTTTATCCAAAACTCTCTCAGATCAGCAGCTCAATGGCCATGGAAAAATAAAAGCCCCAAAGGTTACTTCAGAGGCTCCAGGTGAGGCAGATATAAACATGACACCACTTATGGTAGCTCGCTGCTCTTATATGGCGATGCTTTATTAGTGCGTTTAATTTTTCACTCCTTATTCAGGACCAGTCCAGAGAGAGACCCATTGATTCTGCTGTCTAGAGAAGATCCGAGTCTGGTGGATGCAGAGTACACTAAGAACCAGGCGTGGAAATCTGAAAAGGTCTGTCAGTTATATGGTTTTTAATCACAACTGCtaaaatctgtactgatatttatttatttatttattacctgTTCTCCTGCAGGACACACTGGGCAGACCCCCAGCCAAAGAAATTCCCCTGGTTGATCACTGTGAATACAAGTCagtgcacattttatttatttatatatatatatatatatatatatatatatatatatatatatatatatatatatatatatatatatatatgataggAATGAAATGAAGACATAAAGAGTAAATACAAACTGAATAagcttttttcctctcttcacATTAGGTACCTTTTTAACTTCCGAGGTGTAGCGGCCAGCTTTCGCTTCAAACACCTGTTTCTCTGCGGCTCACTGGTCTTCCATGTCGGAGAGGAGTGGCTGGAGTTTTTCTATCCTCAGCTCAAACCATGGGTTCACTACATCCCTGTGAAACAGGACCTCTCTGACCTCAGGTGATCCATTCAATTTCATATACAGTACTTTTGGatcaaattaaaaagaaatcaataggTTTTTAAAAGGGGTATGGGGTGGAGCGTTGCAAAGGGCCAGAACATGTCTGGTAAATTTCCAGGAAACTTTCCAGAGACTTTCCATTGAAACTCCATCAAGTTATACATTTACCAGGAATTTataggaatttatgggaattaattaCACATTTTGAAAATGGATATAAACTCGATcctatacaaacataaatatccACATTTTGTCTGGTCGTAagctgaaattgcattaaatggttgttttaaccaagatTTCCCTGCAAGATTTCCTTTTCAACTTCCCTGTTATTGGCTAATCTGCAATTATGTAAATTCCCAGAAATTCctattaattcccatggaaagttttcaGTCTTAAAAATTCCCAGAACTTTGCAATCCTGATGGGGTGGGAGGTGGGAAAACCCATCTGCGCTATTTTGATTTAATACTAATCTTCTAATTAATCAAAAGGTGTTAAATTTTCTATAACATCAGCTCTCGAGCAGTCATATGGTGTTTTTCTAAAAATTGGACAAAATGTAGTTTTCACCTATGCTGTAACTGAACGCTTCGAAACTCTGATTAGTTGATATTTCTTCAGAGAGCTGCTGCACTTCGTCAAGGAAAATGACAACGTGGCAGAGGCCATCGCGCTAAGGTATTAATTAATAACGTTAATCCCTGATTGATTACAGCTTTGTCATGCAAAATGTCACTGCATGGTGTGTGTCTCCAGGGGCCAGAAGTTCATCGAGGATCACCTTCGTATGGAGGACGTGTCCTGCTACTGGGAGACCCTCCTCACTGACTACAGCAAGCTGCTCAAGTTCGAGCCCAAACGCAAATCCAGCTACAACCAGATCACCCAGAAACCAGACAGGTCTGAACTTTGACCTGCACATGATCGTCTAGTGTCTGTAAAACAAGTTTCTTGTTGGTTCTCCTCGAATTTAGCACTTGTTTCAAAATAGATCAGGTAGATCGAATGGGGAAAATATGTTTACTATACATTTTGCTTACTTGCCCAATAATAGATTAGATAGGATGCTATTAGATTAATTCAGTAGATTCTGGGTGGTACAAATACTAGTGGTGCAAGTATTTAGTTAAAGGCAGCTCTAATGACTCTGTGCACCTTTTTTCATGATTTTCTTCATCTTGTCTTATCCTGTGTCCCAAGACTTTTGGTCAGGTATTGTTTATAAATACAAACGTGTTCGTATTTTTCAGCTCGAACAAAAGCCGAATTGAGAAATAATAGTAATGTTTAGTAATGttgattaaattacatttttactgcaGACATCCTAAAATATCagcagcaattttttttccagttaatTTACTAAAGCAATGAAAGCAAATTAAAGATGAGCGTTGCTTTTTAATGCCTGTTATAATAATGATTCACGATTCAAGTACATTCACTTCACAAATGCCAGGGCATACTGCCCTCTCCTGGTTGATCAGGAAAAACTGATTCTtgcacacatctacacagataAATCTCCTTGTAAATATTTTCCTACTCAGACACTCATGAGCAAATTTCTTTGTGTTCCCCCCTTTAATACTCGCCATCGTATCGTAGCCAAATTCCTTCCTCCTCGTTGTATATATCTGCATAATCACCAGCAAATCAAGCTCACATGAGTAGTTGAGCTGCTATGTGTATTAGAGACTcgcttaaaaaaaataccatatCTGCAGACAACATTAAAGTGCCACTGTAAATCTAAATGTGAACATTATTCTGCCATTTTGAACATTCTGAGCATCATATTCATGTTCTTCCATTTAGATGATGTGCTATAGAGCCACGTTGGCACTTCAGTGTTGAATATGTTCCAGTATTCTTTATGTACATCAGCAATAAACGTGTTGGAGTCGAGCGGTTTACGTTGTGCTCCATGTTTGTTATCCAAGTgagtaaagaaaatgaaagaggaTATGCAACTATTTTgtgtagacgtgtgtgtgtgggttttctttttttatgtttttttttttatgttcatccATCTGCTTTTCAGACCGAATAAATGCTATTTTTCAAAAGTTGGGTTTATTGTTTAATTCTTCCAAAAACAGAAATTTAATGCTAATCATATGAATTGTACAATATGTATTGTGAAATGTTTTAGCACTTAGTTTGCTGTGATTTTTCTGTTGATCCTATAAAAAGTCGCTTTCAAAGATTTTTAAAGTGGGAATTGGGTTAtttctttagatttttatacataatgtcccttatatttatatatactgtgtgtatattgttCTTATATTTATAGGTGCAATaatcgaaataaaaaataatttaaagtaaactgataactttacacatgtacaagaaacaaagttataagatttcatactttctgtatatcttgaatgacaggtgtctcgtccaatgatcagtaagtgttccattcacaaacaatttatattttcgtatttgttcatttgttttggatttattatttagttttttagatttgttcatttgtttttgcattcgttattttgttttctgatttgttgttttgtttttgcatttgttattttgcttttggatttgttattttgttttttgcatttgttattttgtttttgcatttgttagtgttttctaattgtgtgttttacacttCTCGGCCAAGGTACACTTCTTTACACTTCTTCTGCGACCTGTAATGCAATTCTTCATCACTCATGCGTCcatttttttgaagcagcttctgcacctgacgcacagcacgagaaCTCagcttctttgatggacccttgcgaggtctgttccgagtagAACCcgttttggaaaacctctgtatgaccctgaccactgtactgtaacccAGTTTCACAAATGTACATGTCCTCCGGCCGCTATGAGGCGCTGTGGGGCGTGTACACGAGGAAATAAACGCGCTGACATTGAACCGGCTACAGGAGGAACCTCTAACAGCAGGTAAGCAGAGCATGTCAGTCCATTTGAAAGGTTACAGGAATGGTCTGAGATCTTTCACAACATGCAAACACGTGTTAGGAATGTAGTGAAGGCTAAGATTCATCTGCAGCAGCCGGGAGTAGTGCAGGTCTGATCCTTAAACATCAACCCAACAGCACTCATATATGTATTTCACTAACCACTTCTGatctgaaaatatttattaatgtttaataataaaacatgcagACATTACACATAAACCAGGTTCTGATTTCAGgcagcttttattaaaaaagaaaaaaagtacataTTCCTGTGTAAATAGGAACTGAACATCTACCTGTACTTCTTaacaatgtccacacatcttTTCCTGCTATagactttatattaatttactgtacatatgtttatatatatatatatatatatatatatatatatatatatatatatatatataaaatcacatgCTGAAAATATgctatttatctgcactatttgcacgattgctactttttgcacttttggtagatgccaaactgcatttcgttgctgtgtacccaTACaatggtctgtctgtctgtctgtctgtctgtctgtctgtctgtttgtccgtCTAATTGTATGTTTTCTGTCCGTCTAATTGTAtgttttctgtctgtccatccaattgtattctgtctgtctgtctgtctctctgtctctctgtctgtccgtccgtccgtctgtctgtctgtctaattgTATGTTTTCTGTCCGTCTAATTGtatgttttctgtctgtctgtccgtctgtctaattgtattctgtctgtctgtccgtccgtccgtccctCTGTCTAATTGtatgttttctgtctgtctgtccgtctgtccgtccgtccgtccgtctaattgtatgctgtctgtctgtctgtctgtctaatcgtatgttgtctgtctgtctgtctgtctatctatctgtctatctatctttctctttctctctctctctctctctctctctctctctctctctatgctgTCCAACATTAGAAACTACTGTTCACCTTTCTAACAAAACTCTTATAAGAACTGGTTTTGACAGTAATagtttaaaaacaatgcatatAGTCAGTTTTTACTAATTAActtttcttaattttctttACATGTTTTTCTTGAGTCATGAATAAGGGTACTCAGTGAGTTTACCTGAACATGTTTACACTCTGTCATGAAGACCATGAAGGAAGCTATAAAATGTTTCTACAGAGGTTTTGGTGCGATCGAAACTTCAGAATGTGCTTAAAGATTTCCTCggagatgtttttgtttatagtgAGTATGAGTAACATGAAAATTGCATTTCTAGTGCATTAGGAGTGTAATATAAATGTGAGAATTGTAATGAAATCCAGCTGCTGTCAAGGCTTTTTGCTCCTTTTCTCACCTTTGCTTGTTTCTACAGGATAATCATTTTTCTATACTTTCTGTACAGGAAGAATCCTTTGTCTAAAGCACATATTATGtttgaaaaacaacaacacatttATCATTTCCCTAACTTGTCCTTGTCATTTCTTTAAAGGCTGTGTGTTAACATGAGATTGTGGAATACAGGAAACATCCTTACTCTTGGCCACGTGTTTCCCCGCAGTGATTAAACTGCTCGCTGATGCGTAATGCTCCCTTCGGCCAAGTGTACGCACACAATCCAGTgtgaagagaaagacagagatgaAGATTCCACCAGCCCTCGAGCCGTTCAGACTGGACTGCTGAAGGCACTTTATATGTTCACTCTTCCTCAAGTGCATGCAGCTGTTGATCCACAGTCAGGTCTTCAGTCTTTACCAAAACATGTGGGCAAGCCAGAGTTTCCAGACACAGGATGGGATCGCATTAAAGACCTTTTCAACCAAGGGTTCGTTCCTTTCAGCTTCTTCTGCATGTTATGAGGAGTAATTTGAATTTCTAGTGTAGAACAGGTCATAGGGATGCAGACCCAATGCGAAATTGCCCTCATGCACAATGGTTGCACCATCGGCTCCCAAAAATTTGACCGTAGCTACATTTGAAGACTCCTGGATCATCAGGCTGCTGTTTACCATTTAATATAACTGGAAACAACCAACATTACAAATAACCACATGATATCATAGGGCAGTGGTTCAAGTTGATATTAACCTGTTTGGCTGATCATTTTCCTCTGAACCATTAATATCTTCTTAcaagtctacaaacaatatcAACAAACTTCATGTGTTCTTTTAATAGAAAAGTCCAGAATAATTGCATGAGCTTTATATTTCTGTATAGCGATGTTTATAAAACTGCAAGGAAGTTGAAGTTTAAAACTGTTCCTTCATCTCTATTTTCCCTCCAGAAACGGACAGATGTACCCAGAAGAGGTGAGGAACGTGGCTAAGAGTGCTCTGACAGCGGCCTTGGTGGGACTGTTGTATGGAGGCCTGCCTGGAGCCCGACATGCACGTGAAAGATTCATCCATCTGAGTCAAGCCGAGATCTACCgcagcagagtggatgcagtGGTAAGAGAACAGACAaaaggacacctgaccataagatttgtgcaTGTttctgaacatcacattccacatttagtccctattagCTGTTTTGtgaaggcaggtactgatgtaggtgtaggtgagaaggtctggggtgcagtcagtgttccaatttatcccaaaggtgatcagtagggttgaggtcagagctctgtagcaggccactcgagatcttttACTCGaaaccatgcaaaccatatcttcattgtgctggctttgtgcacagggacgttgtcctgctggaacaggtttggatcttctagtttaTGTGAAGGCCAAATtgaatgctaccgcatccaaagacatcctatacagttgtgtgtttaattttgttgtaaCAGTTCGAGGAGGAACCACACacggctggaaaggtcaggtgccCCAATAATTTATACCCTGTAGCTGCTAAGGCCTAAAAAATGGGAAATTAATTTTGATAACATTCTCGTGCTTACATTTATAGAAACTTTTAGTTAGAagttctattaatagaatattaaCTCTAATAATATTTCTATTAACTCTAATAGAGttctattaataaaaatcaCCATGTCAGTGTGTAAACCATGAACCGTGTAActcagaaaaacagacaaatgttttcttgtttcttgggtttttttctttttttcttttagcgtTCGGCTCATAATGCGGCCATCAGGGGCTTTGTGCGATACGgctggaggtggagctg from Silurus meridionalis isolate SWU-2019-XX chromosome 24, ASM1480568v1, whole genome shotgun sequence encodes the following:
- the poglut1 gene encoding LOW QUALITY PROTEIN: protein O-glucosyltransferase 1 (The sequence of the model RefSeq protein was modified relative to this genomic sequence to represent the inferred CDS: inserted 1 base in 1 codon) encodes the protein MELLLHIPVFLLLLIEPEISLADKGSGWQKYLTQISEATRNYQPCSQENCSCHISVLKEDLKPFSSGITKDLMMDTVRRGVGTHYQIXQHKLYREPECMFPARCSGVEHFILKVIDRLPNMEMVINVRDYPQVPSWVQPVLPVLSFSKTPDYRDIMYPAWTFWEGGPAVWPIYPTGLGRWDLMREDLKKSAAQWPWKNKSPKGYFRGSRTSPERDPLILLSREDPSLVDAEYTKNQAWKSEKDTLGRPPAKEIPLVDHCEYKYLFNFRGVAASFRFKHLFLCGSLVFHVGEEWLEFFYPQLKPWVHYIPVKQDLSDLRELLHFVKENDNVAEAIALRGQKFIEDHLRMEDVSCYWETLLTDYSKLLKFEPKRKSSYNQITQKPDRSEL
- the timmdc1 gene encoding complex I assembly factor TIMMDC1, mitochondrial isoform X1; this encodes MLPSAKCTHTIQCEEKDRDEDSTSPRAVQTGLLKALYMFTLPQVHAAVDPQSGLQSLPKHVGKPEFPDTGWDRIKDLFNQGNGQMYPEEVRNVAKSALTAALVGLLYGGLPGARHARERFIHLSQAEIYRSRVDAVRSAHNAAIRGFVRYGWRWSWRVASFVTIFNTISTGISVYRDSNALSHFAVAGAATGGVFRMNLGLRGLVAGSAIGAALGVPAGALIVGLQKLGGETMREKRRRERRELYELRVAEWNARLQLTDNIVSEFSGRDKDTEGDLQRIEELLSQPRNKESAEES